One genomic region from Thermococcus celericrescens encodes:
- a CDS encoding TIGR04076 family protein, whose translation MERLEIRVVEIRGKCPVFHVGDRIVVEGPRVNLDETDAICTHAFASLLPYIVALRKGIKPSELGLGRGEKAYVQCLDPGPPYTDGGTVIFEITVVRDEGEKGVESGEGGS comes from the coding sequence ATGGAGCGGTTAGAGATTCGCGTAGTAGAAATCCGGGGAAAATGTCCCGTTTTTCATGTTGGAGACAGGATAGTGGTTGAGGGGCCCAGGGTGAACCTGGATGAAACGGACGCAATATGCACCCATGCATTCGCATCGCTGCTGCCGTACATAGTTGCGCTGCGAAAGGGTATTAAGCCGAGTGAACTAGGCCTAGGCAGGGGAGAGAAGGCATACGTTCAGTGCCTCGACCCGGGGCCGCCGTACACGGACGGCGGCACCGTAATCTTCGAGATAACGGTGGTGAGAGATGAAGGCGAGAAAGGCGTGGAGAGTGGTGAGGGAGGTAGTTGA